In Gemmatimonadaceae bacterium, the sequence GGTGGGGAATCGGTCTGCCACTCGCACGCAGGATTGTCCGCGACAATCACGGCGGAGAGCTGCTGCTGATTCCGTCCGAACGCGGGGCGACGTTCGATATTATCTTGAGTTGATGAATGGAACGCTGGATACCACCGGTTCGACCGCCGCAATCGGTGATGGTGACGCACTTTCGCGATTGAATCCGGCTCAGCGCGACGCGGTTCTTCATTTCAAGGGTCCGCTTCTCATCATTGCTGGCGCAGGCTCCGGCAAAACCCGTGTGCTTACTACCCGCATTGCTCATCTGATCGAGCACCATGGGGTAGACCCGGCGCAGATTATCTCGGTGACGTTCACCAATAAAGCGGCCGGAGAGATGCGCGACCGCATCACTAAGCTGGTGGATTGTGACCTGCGGGGCATGTGGTGCGGAACTTTCCACGCCATCGGTGCACGTATGCTGCGATCGCACGCTCCACGCGTGGGTCGCACCGCGAGCTTCACCATCTACGATGAGGACGATTCCCTCGGTTTGATCAAGCGCGTGATGGAGCGCGTCGGCGTGTCACCAAAGCAGTGGACCCCGAAATCAATTGCGTCCGTCATCTCCGATGCAAAGAACTCGCTTGTCACGCCAGCCGAGTACCAGCAGCTTGCAATGGATCCGCTTTCCCGTGCCGGCGCGGTGGTATATGCCGAGCTTGAAGGGGCGCTTCGCGCCGCAAACGCTGTCACGTTCGACGATCTCCTGGTTCTCCCTGTCCAGTTGCTGCGTGAAAATGCTGACGTCCTCGACCGGTACCGGCAGAAATTCCAGTTCGTAATGGTGGACGAGTATCAGGACACCAACCGTGCTCAGTTTGAGTTCATCAAATTGCTCGGGGCGGGGCACGGCAACGTTGCAGTCGTCGGCGACGATGATCAGTCCATCTACGGATGGCGCGGCGCGGATATCAGGAACATTCTCGACTTCGAAAAGGAGTTCGCATCAGCCCGTGTCGTCAGGCTGGAGGAGAATTACCGCTCGACGCCTGGAATTCTCGAAGTAGCCAACATTGCGATCAGCGCCAATCTCGGCCGCCGCGGTAAGACACTGCGTGCCACGCGCCCTGGGGGCGAGGCCGTCACTCTCGTTGCAACGCTCGATGAGCGTGACGAAGCCGACTTCGTTGCCGATGAAATCCGCGGCCGGCAGAATCTCGATAAACGCGAGCTTCGCGAGTTCGCCGTGCTGTATCGCACTAACTCACAGAGCCGCCCGCTTGAAGAAACACTGAGGCGGAACGGAATCCCGTATCGGCTTGTGGGCGCCGTGCGCTTCTATGACAGAAAAGAGATTCGCGACCTGATGAGTTATCTCAAGCTCGTGGCCAACCCCGCCGACAACGAGGCTTTCCGTCGCGCAGTGGCTGTCCCACGCCGGAAGCTCGGCGAAACGACGATCGAATCTCTCGCCACCGCCGCGCGGCGAGCGGGAGTTCCGATGCTGGAAGCCGCGACGCGTCCGGAGCTTCTTGCGGACATTCGGAGCACTGCGCGAGCCGGACTGCAAGAGTTTGCTTCGCTCATCCTCGGCCTTCGCGACCGCGCCCGCGAATCGAGCGTCGATGAGCTGCTGCGCGAGCTGGTCGACTCCATTCGCTACGGGGCCTATCTGCAGGCGGATTCGCCGGAGACGGCTCGTGATCGCCTGGATAACGTCAGCGCGCTCATTGACGGGGCTGTTGAGACGGTCATTGAGGACGGAGGCGAACTTGGTCTGACCCCGCTCGACCATTTTCTGCAGCGGGCAATGCTGGTAGCCGGTATCGATGCACTCGACCCAACGGCAGACGCGGTGACGTTGATGACACTGCATAACGCCAAAGGTCTCGAATATCCTGTCGTTTTCATTACCGGGCTGGAAGACGGTCTGTTCCCGCTTTCGCAAGCCATCGACGATCCGGATAAACTGGAAGAGGAGCGACGGTTGCTCTACGTCGGAATCACACGCGCCGAGCGCAAGCTGTACATGTCGTTCGCCGAGAGCCGGCGTCGAAATGGCGAGATGATGCAATCCGTGCGGTCCCGCTTTCTGGGCGAGATACCGCCGGCGCTTCTCGAAGATCGCAAGACACTCAAGCTCCGCTCTGCCGGAAGAGGTTTTCTCCGCGAAACTTCCTCGCGTGTCGAGGCATTCGGACAACAGGCGGGCTGGCGCAACGCCTCGTCCCGGCCGAGACATGAGGTCCCCGCGTGGCGGGGTGCGAAGGTAGCCGCGGATGTCGACGTCTCATCGGGCGAGCCGATGTATGCACCCGGCGAGCGGATCAGCCACAAGCTGTTCGGCGGAGGACAAATCGCGGAACTGTCGGGCACTGGCCGGGACATCAAAGCGGTGATCGATTTCGACGATACGAACGTCGGGCGAAAAACGATCAAACTGGCTTACACGACACTCGAACGCGGACCGTTGTAATGGGCGTAACTCATGACGAGGTGAGACACATAGCCGAATTGGCGCGATTGAGCGTGGGCACTGCGCGCCTCGATGAGCTCGCTTCCGAGTTGAATGCTATTCTGGGTCATATGGACGTTCTCGGAAAAGTCGATACGTCGGGCACGCCACCCTCTGCGGCGGCTCCTGGATGTACTCACCTCCGCTCGGATTCGAGCGGACCGATTCCGCTGGCGGTGCCACGCGAGTCGTTCGCGCCATCAATGCGCGACGGCTTCTTCATCGTCCCCAGACTGGCTACGCATGAGGAGCTGTCGAACGGAGGCGCCCGTGAGGGCGGGGCGTGAAGCACACCGACTTCGCCGATATGCCGGCATCGGTAATCGCTGCCCGGGTAACTGCGGGGTCACTGGACCCTGTGCAGGCAGTCGCGGCGAGCTTTGCAACGTCCAGGGAGAAGAAGTCGGGTAAAGACGGCCTCAACCTGGTTCTCTGGAGTGATGAAAAGCTGGCGACCGCCGATGCGTCGGTGCTCAAGGAAACTATGGGCCCGCGTGGTGAAGGCGGGTCACTGGCGGGCGTGCCCGTTGCGGTCAAGGACAACATCGCCACCCTCGGCCTGCCCACAACTTGCGCCTCCCGCATTCTCGCCGGATATGTCAGTCCGTTCGAAGCTACCGCCGTCACACGACTTCGTGCAGCGGGTGCAATCGTTGTCGCGAAGACGAACATGGACGAGTTTGCGATGGGATCGTCAACGGAGAACAGCGCGTACGGCCCCGCGCGCAATCCTCACGATCTTCGACGCGTGACTGGAGGGTCGTCTGGTGGCTCCGCGGGTGCGGTGGCAGCGGGGATCGTTCCCATTGCACTCGGATCGGAGACCGGGGGCTCGGTTCGTCAGCCAGCGTCGTTCTGCGGAATTGTCGGAGTCAAACCCACTTACGGCCGGGTCAGCCGTTACGGCCTGGTGGCTTTCGCGTCGTCGCTCGATCATATCGGGGTCATGGCCCGGAACGTCGACGATGCGGCGTTGGCGATGCAGGCAATCGCCGGGCTCGATCAACGGGATTCCACCAGCGCCGACGTACCCGTTGCGCCTTACTGCGAAGAATTTGTGTCAATCGCAACGACGCCCTCGCCACTCGAAGGACTCACTGTTGGAGTTCCCGCTGAATATTTCCCGGAAATGCTCGACCCCGGAATCCGCGCTCTGTGCGATCGCGCGCTGGATGCACTACGATCGCTGGGCGCGAAGATAAGGAAAGTAGCGCTACCGCATACTTCGCTCGCGATACCGGTCTATTACATAATTGCGCCCGCCGAGGCATCATCGAACCTCGCGCGCTTTGACGGCGTCAGGTACGGTCGGCGGGAATCGGGCACAGCCAGCCTGCGCGAGATGTTCGGCGACACGCGCTCGCAAGGTTTCGGGCCTGAGGTAACGCGGCGTATCCTGCTCGGCACATACGTCCTGTCAGCAGGTTACTACGACGCGTACTACAGGAAGGCACAGTCCGTCAGAACGCTGATCGCCGGTGACTTCGCACGTGTCTTCGCCGGCGGAGTGGACGTGCTTTTTACGCCGACGACACCTTCCACCGCGTTCTCCATTGGACAGATCACCGATCCGTACGAGATGTACATGAGCGACATTTTCACGGCGACCGCTAATCTTGCAGGTGTGCCCGCGATGTCCATTCCGATTGGTCGCGAGAGCGGTCTGCCTGTCGGCGGCCAGTTGATTGCCGGGCATTTTGCGGAAGCGGCAATGTTCCGCGTTGCGTATGCTCTCGAGGCCGCGCTTGGCGGGCAGGCACATCAATGAGCGCTGATAAATACGAGATGGTCGTCGGTCTCGAAGTGCACGTTCAGCTCAAGACCCGCAGCAAGGCTTTCTGCGGGTGCTCGGCTGACTTCGGCGCCGCTCCCAATGTCAACACCTGTCCCGTTTGCCTTGGACTTCCCGGAGCACTGCCAGTAGTCAACGAGCAGGCAGTAATGCTCGCGGCGCGCGCCGCAATTTCGCTCGGCTGCACGGTGTACCATTCCTCTGTATTTGCCCGAAAAAACTATTTCTATCCGGACCTTCCGAAGGGATATCAGATCACGCAGTTCGACGAGCCGCTGGCGACGGGCGGGACCGTCACGATCGACACGGGAGCGGGCGAGCGGACGATTGGAATCACGCGGCTACACATGGAAGAGGATGCCGGCAAGTCGGTTCACGATCGATTTCCCGGCGAGACGGCGATCGATTTAAACAGGGCTGGCGTTCCACTGATTGAAATCGTGAGCGAGCCGGATATGCGCACTGCCCGGGAAGCTGGCGCTTATCTGCGTACACTCCGCCAGATCCTTCAATACCTCGGCGTCAGCGATGTGAGCATGGAGCAGGGCAGTCTCCGGGTGGACGCCAATGTGAGTGCGCGTTTGAAAGGCGAAGAGGCTCTCGGGACGAAGACCGAAGTGAAAAACATGAATTCGTTTTCAGGGGTGGAACGTGCGCTCGAATTCGAATTCACGCGCCAGTGCGGATTGCTGGAACGCGGCGAGACGGTTGTTCAGCACACGTTGCTCTGGGACGCGTCGAAGAGCGAGGCGCGTGTGAGTCGCACCAAGGAAGGCAGCAACGACTATCGCTATTTCCCCGAACCTGACCTCGGCCCACTGGTGCTCGATCCCGATTGGCTGAGCATGATCAAGCTGTCATTGCCTGAGCTGCCCGATAAACGAAAGGCGCGGTTCGCCTCGGATTTCAGTCTTGATGCGGAAGACGTCGACAAGCTGACGGCCGATTCGGAACTGGCGGAATATTTCGAAGCGGTGGCGCGCGCCACGGGCGACGGAAAGGCAGCGGCTAACTGGGTCATGGGTGAGGTTCAGGCTCTCCTCAATACAGGCAAAGGGACCTTCGACGAGCTATCGGTTCGACCCGCCGATCTTGCTCAGCTGATCTCGATGATTCGCGACGGTCTGGTGAGCCACGCAGCGGCGAAGCGAATTTTTTCGCTGATGGCGGAATCGGGCAAGCCCGCGGCCCAGGTGGCCCACGAGCATGGGCTGCTGCAGGTCGGCGATGACGCGGCTCTGGCGGGCTGGATATCGGAAGTGATGACCGAGCATCCCGAAGAGTCGAGGCGGTACATTGGAGGCGAGCGAAAGCTGCAGGGAGTACTCGTTGGCTTCGTCATGAAGAAGTCGGCAGGGAAAGCCGACCCGAAACGAGTGAATCAGCTGCTTGTCGCCCGCGCAGAGGCAGCCGTCGGCCCGGGGTAAACGGGTGTACCGAGTTTCGCAGAATATGCGAGTTCGGAATGTGGCAGGCCAAAGCTGATGCGCGCATTTTTCGTGACCGTACCGGCTGCACCATCGCGGAGGGCGGCACGACGGACACGCTTCGCTTCGCGCAGCGCAGTCGCGCCGGCGGGGTCGAGCCGGTAGGCTTCTGCCGCGTCGAACCTGTTGAATAGATCGACGATATATTCGTACGAACGTGTCAGATAGGCAGCCAGATCGTTCTCGGCCAGGTCCCATCTGCTCTTTTCGGAGACCATCTGGAAGATGCGCTGCCACGATTCGGTGTCCGTCACGTAGACCATCCCGCGAAAAATTCTGCGGTTGGTGGGCGTGCTGAAGATGGTCGGGCTCAGTATCCGGTCCAGGTGGCCGTCAGAATCAGCGTGATCGAGCAGGATGATCTCGCGCGCCCGCCGGCTGTAGCGGTCGCCGATGTGCGTGTCGATCCGGCTTTCCCAGTAGCTGTGGCCGAGTGCTGCGGTTGTCGATGTGATCGCCAGCTGGTGAGGTACGAAATAATTGTGGGCAACAGTGTCGGCAGCCAGATGCGCGAGGTAACCCAGACCAAACGCACGCATTGGCGCCGGCTCGGCCTGGTCATAGATCTCGAAGCCGACTTTCCAGGAGTGACAGTGCCGGCCAGCCGCCGCGTATTTCTTTGCGATGCTGGTGTCGGCGGCAATACTGCCGTAAAGAAAATCATAGGGAAATGCGGCAATCAGCTCGGCAACCGCCGGAGGCAGAAGCACGAGGGAGCGAAGGATTGCTTCGCCGAGGAAAATGTGCGTTCCCGGGGTCCAGGCAAAGGCAGTGCTGGGTGTCGCGGCAATAGCAATAATCGCGAGACCCAGCAGCCAGAGTATACCCGGATCAGGCTGTCTCCCGGACAGCCGGATTGCCAAACTAGATACCTATCCGCTTCCGCTGCCGGCGGACCGCCTTTCGCAGGTCGCTCAGCTCCTCGCGTACAACATCGTTGATCGCTTCCCGGGCGCCGTCGACATACTCGCGAACGGATTCGCCGATCTCCGACACAGGAATATTGTCGACAAATTCCTCTCCGCGATCCCGCGCGACACGGTATCCCCTGGATGTGCGCTCGCCCGCCCAGCGCGCACTGTCCCGTCCGTGCTCCGCCGCCCAGCGTGCACCCGGAGCAGCGCGCTCGCCAGCCCACTTTACGCCCTGCAGGCCCGCGCCCGCAGCCCACTGCGCACCTTTTCCAGTCGAGCGAAGCATCGGTCCAATCGGCCGGCTGCCGCTGGGCCCGGTCCGGAAGAGAAGCGTAACTGCCGCGCCCACGGCAACGCCGATGATCGCCGCGGTCAGAAGGTCGAACTGCTGTTCGCTGTCACCGTTCGAATCCCTCGCGGGGCCGGACACGCGGGCGCGGCTTCTTCCACTCGCTGTCGTCTTCGATGTATCTGCCATCTGACAATATCTCCTTGTCGAATACTTCATGAATGCCCGTGCGAACACCCCGCAGCGCGGACGCGGTCGAGACGAAAGCCGATTCCGCCTCATCCTGCACCACTGACAAAAGTGCGTTCAGCTCCCTTATGCGCTCCTCGGCAACCTCCACCGACGCCATCAATCGCTGGTTGGCTGATGCGACGGTCTGGCTCACCTGCTGAACGTCAACCCTGACCGAGGTCGAGATGTAGTTCACGTTGTCGGCAATGGTACTCGCATGACGCATAAGGGGATTTATGTCTCCATAAATCCTGTCCAGCATATCGCTGATCTTCGCGTAACTCTTCCGGAAATTCCATGCTGCCGGAACAAGAGCCACAGCGAGAATCAGCAACGCCACCGACGCAAGACCGCTCGCCCAGGTCGTGACCTGCTGAAACCAGCTTGCCTCACCCTGGACCTGCTTCGTGACGATCGTGTCAGGCAGCGTTGCGACTGCCTGCAGCAGCAAATCAGCGCCGGTCGTAAGCCATGCGGTCATGCGCGGGTTGTGTGCAAGGGTAGGGCCAGCCGTGGATCGGCTGGTGTGTCACGGTACAAAGAGTGCTACTCACAATATATTTGCGCAACCGGCTTGGCGTACCATTCGAATGCGCGCTCCGCGAACGGCGCCTCATCTCAGCTAACCGTATCCCATGACAGAAACGAACGCCGTTCAGTACATCGTCGAGGGTGGCCGCACTCTCCATGGCACCATCCGGCCGTCGGGCAACAAGAATGCAGCGTTGCCGATTGTTGCCGCTGCGCTGCTGTCGGAGAGCACGGTGTATCTCGACAACGTGCCCCATATCCGGGACATCGAGACATTGATGGAGTTGATTCGCTCGGTTGGCGCCAGCATCGAGTGGAGCGGTGACAACTCCCTGACAATCGAAGCCCGTGACTTGGTGGCCAGCGACCTCGACGCAGCGCTCTGCTCGAAGATCAGGGCCTCGATCCTGCTCGCGGCGCCTTTACTCGCGCGTTGTGGTGAAATCATGCTCCCTCCGCCAGGGGGCGACGTCATTGGGCGCCGCCGGCTGGATACCCATTTTCTGGCTCTGGAACAACTCGGCGCGACGGTGTCGCTGCACAAGGGGCTTCTCCGCCTGCACGTAAAGGGGTTCCGCGGAGCCGATGTGTTTCTCGACGAGCCAAGTGTGACTGCAACTGAAAACGCACTTGTTGCCGCCTGTGCTGCGCAGGGACGTACCGTTCTCCGGAACGCGGCAAGCGAGCCGCACGTTCAGGATCTTGCAAAGTTCCTGCGGGCGCTGGGTGCGCAAATCGATGGTGCCGGGACCAACTGCATCACTATCGAGGGCGGTCGCCCACTTGGCAAAGAGGCCGTACGGCACTCAATCGGGCCGGACCATATCGAGGTCGGCTCATTCATCGGTCTCGCAGCGGTGACAAAGTCGGAATTACGCATCGAACAAGCGGGAATCGAACATCTCCGCTCCACCCGGCTGGGCTTCGCGAGGCTTGGTATCGAGTGCGAGGAGGACGGCGAAGATCTCATCGTCCCCGCCAAACAGACCCTCAAGATTCAGGCTGACATGGGAGACCATGTTCCCAAGCTCGAGGATCAGCCGTGGCCTGCGTTTCCGGCTGACACCATGTCGATCGCCATCGTCACGGCAACCCAATGCAACGGGATGATCCTGATGCACGAGAAGATGTTCGAGTCCCGGCTCTTCTTTGTTGACAAGCTCATCAGTATGGGAGCAAAGATCGTCCTCTGCGATCCACACCGCGCAATCGTTGCCGGGCCCTCCAGGCTCAGCGGCGCGACACTCGATTCGCCCGACATCCGGGCGGGGATGGCCCTCCTCATCGCCGCTCTCTGCGCCGAAGGCAGGAGCGTGATCAACAACGTCGGTCAGATCGAGCGCGGCTATGAGCGGATTGACTATCGGTTGCGTGCTCTGGGCGCATCGGTTGATCGGGTGGGCGATCGCCGCAAGTGACGGCGATCGCGTCCGGAACCGCCATCGAGGTGATTGATGGATTCGCAAATTTCGGCGTCCGGGCGTTTACGACGACGAGAGTCGCCGGCACTTTCAGCCTTTCGGGAAAAGACGCCGTTGGCGAAGTGATGGCACGCTGGACCGCTCTTCAGGAGGATCTCTCCGGTCAGTCGCGGCGCATGGTCATCGGGCGACAGATTCATGGCTCACGCGTGCTCACGCATCAGGGAGGATGGGAAGGCCTGCTGCGTACCGCTGAAGCAGATGGCCATGTCGCGCTCGAGAAAGGGATTTCCCTTACGGTTTCTGTAGCTGATTGCGTTCCCGTATTCCTCGCGCATCCATCGGGAGTAGTTGGAATTCTGCACTCCGGATGGCGCGGGACCGGGGCACGGATCATCGATGCAGGTCTGAAGGCGTTTGCACGGTTCGGCATTCCTCCGGACGAAATCGTCGTTCACCTCGGTCCCGCGATCTGCGGACGCTGCTACGAGGTAAGTGCCGAAGTCCGTTCAGAACTTACCGGGCAGCCGGCAAATCGCCCAGGGAATGTTGACCTGCGTTCGCTGATCGCCGAACATGCGAAAGATGCTGGCGTGCGACAGATCAGCGTTAGCGATGCCTGCACGCGCTGTGACAACGATCGTTTTTTCTCGCACCGCGCGGGCGATGCGGGCAGGCAGCTGGGAGTGATCGTGGCAGGAATTCTCTGATGCCCAGCTCTGCGGCCCCTGTAAGTCGCCACAGAATCACGCGCTAGGCCAGCTTCAAGCGTGACACTCGTTTCGGAGGCCATGCAGTCCTCATATTCGGGGTCTACGGGGCATTGTCCCATCGCCCGTCACAGTCCGCGTGCCCTGCTACCCGGAATCACTCCAGCTTGACTCTATAGTTAGCGATCCGTAGATTGCTTTCAGTTACGCGACGATCGTCGCGTACGAGAATGTGGGGATGCCCCCCACATTTTTTTATTTACTGGAGTCAGCTCGAAATAACATGAGCGAAGCGTTGCAAGCCATTGTGGTACGGGAGCTTGACCCGCTTGAACTTGAGCTTTTCCAGCTCCGCTCGGGGGGTACGAAAAGCCGCCCTGTCCTCGACGTTCGCATTGAGAGGCGGGACGGTGAAAAGGTGACAGTGGATGACTGCGCAAAGGCGTCACGCGCAATCGAGGCTCGCCTGGATACAGACAGTTCAATTGCCGCACGGTACGTCCTTGAGGTTTCGTCTCCCGGAGTGGAGCGCCCCTTGAGGAATGCCGGGGACTGGCGGCGGTTTGTCGGTCGGGATGCCGTCATTTCGACGGACGCCGGGCCGGGCGTTGGCGGGTTCGAGTCGCAGGACATTCGAATCGCCGGCGTTGAAGGTGATGCTGACGACGAAATTATTGTTGTGGAAGACGCTGGTGGTCAGGCCCACCGCGTTCCGCTGGCCGCGATAAGAAAAGCGCGGCTTGCATTCAACTGGAAACGGTAAGGAGCTGGGATGGCGGGTTCACTGGAAATCCTGACTGCTATCAGGGAACTGACGAATACCAAGCAACTCGATCGGACCGAGCTTCATGGACTGCTGTTCGACGGGATAACAGCGGCTCTCGCAAAAAAGCACGGGCCAACGGTGCAGGCAGAAGTGGATATCGACGAAGACAAGGGTACGATTCGCATCGTACGGCTTCGGACGGTGGTGGCCGATGTAACCGATACCGCCCGCGAAATTTCACTGGATGAAGCGCGCTTCACCGACGAAGAATTTCAGGTCGGCGACGTTATGGAAGATCCTGTGGACTTCTCGGAGTTCGGGCGGATGGCCGTGCTTGCAGCAAAGCAGCGGATCATCCAGCGCGTGCGCGAAGGCGAGCGCACGAAGATCCGCGACGAATTTACCAGCCGTGTCGGCGACCTGCTTTCCGGTGAGGTTCAGCAGATCGAACGCGGAAAGCTGGTAATCATGCTGAACAAGTTTCGCGAGGCAGAAGCAGTAATTCCCTATCGCGAGCAGAATCACCGCGAACATTTTCATCAGGGCGATCCCCTGCGGGCCGTCCTCAAGCGAGTTGAGGAAACGCCCAAGGGCCCGCGACTTATGCTCAGCCGGGGAGATCCGATGTTCGTGAAGGCGCTTTTCAAGCTCGAGGTTCCCGAGATTCAGCAGGGCATAGTCGAAATTCGTGCCGCTGCCCGCGAAGTCGGCAATCGCACGAAGATCGCCGTGTTTTCACGCGACGACTCGGTCGATCCGGTGGGCGCCTGCGTCGGGCTCAAGGGTTCACGCGTGCAGGCGGTAGTCAACGAGCTCGGCGGCGAGCGGATCGATATCGTCCCGTGGTCGGCCGATCCTGAGCGCTTCGCCAAGCTTGCACTCGCTCCCGCTCGCGTTGCACGTGTGTTCAGCGACGCTGCATCGAAAACGATTCAGGCGGTTGTGGACGAAGACCAGCTTTCTCTCGCGATCGGGCGCAACGGTCAGAACGTGCGGCTCGCATCCGAGCTGACCGAATGGAAGATCGAGCTTTACTCCAGCCGTGAGTGGATGGAGCGGGGTGCCGAGCAGCAGTTGTTCGCGCCGCTCCCGGGTGAAGCCGATGAAGCTGTAAACCCGCGGCTGTCGGAAATTGCCGGCCTCGAGCCTGCCACGATCGCGGTTCTCGAGGAAGCGGGGTATCGCACCCTCGACGATGTCATCGATCTTGAGCGTGAAGATTTTCTCCGGCTGGCTGGAATTGCACCTGAAGAAGCCGACCGGCTCATGAACATCATTAACGAGCTGACGGTTGAAGAGGGTGCCGAAGGAGAGGGCAGCGACGCCGAAAGCGATAGTCCCGAATCTGAAATTCCCGAAGCCCCGGCTGTACCCGACGAAGATCCGGGGGCTGCCGGCACGCTCGGCAGTGACGGCGGGGCTGGGGATGCGACAAACGCCAATGACGGCGCGGCCAGTCAGCACTCAGACGCCGGCAGCGTTCCGAAAAGCGAGCCGGGAACCCGAAAAGGCGAATGACGGAAGAGGTCGCGAAACGAAAGGTGCTGGGATTGATAGGCCTTGGACTTCGCGGGCGAATGGCGGTAGTAGGGGTGCAACAGGTAAGGGAGGCGGCCAAACAC encodes:
- a CDS encoding UvrD-helicase domain-containing protein, yielding MNGTLDTTGSTAAIGDGDALSRLNPAQRDAVLHFKGPLLIIAGAGSGKTRVLTTRIAHLIEHHGVDPAQIISVTFTNKAAGEMRDRITKLVDCDLRGMWCGTFHAIGARMLRSHAPRVGRTASFTIYDEDDSLGLIKRVMERVGVSPKQWTPKSIASVISDAKNSLVTPAEYQQLAMDPLSRAGAVVYAELEGALRAANAVTFDDLLVLPVQLLRENADVLDRYRQKFQFVMVDEYQDTNRAQFEFIKLLGAGHGNVAVVGDDDQSIYGWRGADIRNILDFEKEFASARVVRLEENYRSTPGILEVANIAISANLGRRGKTLRATRPGGEAVTLVATLDERDEADFVADEIRGRQNLDKRELREFAVLYRTNSQSRPLEETLRRNGIPYRLVGAVRFYDRKEIRDLMSYLKLVANPADNEAFRRAVAVPRRKLGETTIESLATAARRAGVPMLEAATRPELLADIRSTARAGLQEFASLILGLRDRARESSVDELLRELVDSIRYGAYLQADSPETARDRLDNVSALIDGAVETVIEDGGELGLTPLDHFLQRAMLVAGIDALDPTADAVTLMTLHNAKGLEYPVVFITGLEDGLFPLSQAIDDPDKLEEERRLLYVGITRAERKLYMSFAESRRRNGEMMQSVRSRFLGEIPPALLEDRKTLKLRSAGRGFLRETSSRVEAFGQQAGWRNASSRPRHEVPAWRGAKVAADVDVSSGEPMYAPGERISHKLFGGGQIAELSGTGRDIKAVIDFDDTNVGRKTIKLAYTTLERGPL
- a CDS encoding zinc dependent phospholipase C family protein, which produces MAIRLSGRQPDPGILWLLGLAIIAIAATPSTAFAWTPGTHIFLGEAILRSLVLLPPAVAELIAAFPYDFLYGSIAADTSIAKKYAAAGRHCHSWKVGFEIYDQAEPAPMRAFGLGYLAHLAADTVAHNYFVPHQLAITSTTAALGHSYWESRIDTHIGDRYSRRAREIILLDHADSDGHLDRILSPTIFSTPTNRRIFRGMVYVTDTESWQRIFQMVSEKSRWDLAENDLAAYLTRSYEYIVDLFNRFDAAEAYRLDPAGATALREAKRVRRAALRDGAAGTVTKNARISFGLPHSELAYSAKLGTPVYPGPTAASARATSS
- a CDS encoding polyphenol oxidase family protein, with protein sequence MTAIASGTAIEVIDGFANFGVRAFTTTRVAGTFSLSGKDAVGEVMARWTALQEDLSGQSRRMVIGRQIHGSRVLTHQGGWEGLLRTAEADGHVALEKGISLTVSVADCVPVFLAHPSGVVGILHSGWRGTGARIIDAGLKAFARFGIPPDEIVVHLGPAICGRCYEVSAEVRSELTGQPANRPGNVDLRSLIAEHAKDAGVRQISVSDACTRCDNDRFFSHRAGDAGRQLGVIVAGIL
- a CDS encoding Asp-tRNA(Asn)/Glu-tRNA(Gln) amidotransferase subunit GatC: MGTARLDELASELNAILGHMDVLGKVDTSGTPPSAAAPGCTHLRSDSSGPIPLAVPRESFAPSMRDGFFIVPRLATHEELSNGGAREGGA
- the gatA gene encoding Asp-tRNA(Asn)/Glu-tRNA(Gln) amidotransferase subunit GatA gives rise to the protein MKHTDFADMPASVIAARVTAGSLDPVQAVAASFATSREKKSGKDGLNLVLWSDEKLATADASVLKETMGPRGEGGSLAGVPVAVKDNIATLGLPTTCASRILAGYVSPFEATAVTRLRAAGAIVVAKTNMDEFAMGSSTENSAYGPARNPHDLRRVTGGSSGGSAGAVAAGIVPIALGSETGGSVRQPASFCGIVGVKPTYGRVSRYGLVAFASSLDHIGVMARNVDDAALAMQAIAGLDQRDSTSADVPVAPYCEEFVSIATTPSPLEGLTVGVPAEYFPEMLDPGIRALCDRALDALRSLGAKIRKVALPHTSLAIPVYYIIAPAEASSNLARFDGVRYGRRESGTASLREMFGDTRSQGFGPEVTRRILLGTYVLSAGYYDAYYRKAQSVRTLIAGDFARVFAGGVDVLFTPTTPSTAFSIGQITDPYEMYMSDIFTATANLAGVPAMSIPIGRESGLPVGGQLIAGHFAEAAMFRVAYALEAALGGQAHQ
- the gatB gene encoding Asp-tRNA(Asn)/Glu-tRNA(Gln) amidotransferase subunit GatB produces the protein MSADKYEMVVGLEVHVQLKTRSKAFCGCSADFGAAPNVNTCPVCLGLPGALPVVNEQAVMLAARAAISLGCTVYHSSVFARKNYFYPDLPKGYQITQFDEPLATGGTVTIDTGAGERTIGITRLHMEEDAGKSVHDRFPGETAIDLNRAGVPLIEIVSEPDMRTAREAGAYLRTLRQILQYLGVSDVSMEQGSLRVDANVSARLKGEEALGTKTEVKNMNSFSGVERALEFEFTRQCGLLERGETVVQHTLLWDASKSEARVSRTKEGSNDYRYFPEPDLGPLVLDPDWLSMIKLSLPELPDKRKARFASDFSLDAEDVDKLTADSELAEYFEAVARATGDGKAAANWVMGEVQALLNTGKGTFDELSVRPADLAQLISMIRDGLVSHAAAKRIFSLMAESGKPAAQVAHEHGLLQVGDDAALAGWISEVMTEHPEESRRYIGGERKLQGVLVGFVMKKSAGKADPKRVNQLLVARAEAAVGPG
- the murA gene encoding UDP-N-acetylglucosamine 1-carboxyvinyltransferase; translation: MTETNAVQYIVEGGRTLHGTIRPSGNKNAALPIVAAALLSESTVYLDNVPHIRDIETLMELIRSVGASIEWSGDNSLTIEARDLVASDLDAALCSKIRASILLAAPLLARCGEIMLPPPGGDVIGRRRLDTHFLALEQLGATVSLHKGLLRLHVKGFRGADVFLDEPSVTATENALVAACAAQGRTVLRNAASEPHVQDLAKFLRALGAQIDGAGTNCITIEGGRPLGKEAVRHSIGPDHIEVGSFIGLAAVTKSELRIEQAGIEHLRSTRLGFARLGIECEEDGEDLIVPAKQTLKIQADMGDHVPKLEDQPWPAFPADTMSIAIVTATQCNGMILMHEKMFESRLFFVDKLISMGAKIVLCDPHRAIVAGPSRLSGATLDSPDIRAGMALLIAALCAEGRSVINNVGQIERGYERIDYRLRALGASVDRVGDRRK